In one window of Campylobacter sp. DNA:
- the secY gene encoding preprotein translocase subunit SecY translates to MNKSLRNKILITLGFLFAYRLLAYVPVPGVDVEVIKQFFQNNSNNAFGMFNMFSGNAAERFSVISLGIMPYITASIIMELLAATFPNLGKLKKERDGMQKYMQIIRYATIAIAMVQSIGVSIGLQGIHGQTGAPAIMAENTNEFVFISCISMLAGTMLLMWIGEQITQRGVGNGTSLIIFAGIVSAIPRAIGSTVNLVNTGEMNVLKLIAIMLIILATIGAILYVELGERRIPVSFSRKVLMANQNKRIMNYVPIKLNLSGVIPPIFASAILMFPTTILQASTNPIIQKIHDFLSPSNYFFNFLTFVLVIFFAYFYASIAFNSKDISENLKKQGGFIPGIRPGEGTASFLNEVASRLTFWGSIYLGLVTVIPWLLVKFMGVPFYFGGTSVLIVVSVALDTMRRIEAQIYMNKYQTLSAVGL, encoded by the coding sequence ATGAATAAATCGCTACGCAACAAAATTCTCATTACTTTGGGCTTTCTTTTTGCCTATAGGTTGCTAGCTTACGTGCCGGTTCCGGGAGTGGACGTTGAGGTTATAAAGCAATTTTTTCAAAACAATAGCAACAACGCTTTTGGAATGTTTAATATGTTTAGCGGTAACGCGGCGGAGCGATTCAGCGTTATCTCGCTAGGCATTATGCCTTATATTACCGCTTCGATCATTATGGAGCTGCTTGCCGCAACCTTTCCAAATTTAGGCAAACTCAAAAAAGAGCGCGACGGTATGCAGAAATATATGCAGATCATCCGATATGCTACAATCGCAATCGCTATGGTTCAATCCATCGGTGTTAGCATCGGCTTGCAGGGCATCCACGGACAGACCGGAGCGCCTGCGATAATGGCAGAGAATACCAACGAGTTTGTTTTTATCTCGTGCATTTCGATGCTGGCAGGCACCATGCTTTTGATGTGGATCGGAGAGCAGATCACGCAGCGCGGCGTCGGTAACGGCACCAGCCTTATTATCTTTGCAGGTATCGTAAGTGCCATCCCTAGAGCGATCGGAAGTACTGTAAATTTAGTAAATACCGGCGAAATGAACGTTTTAAAGCTAATCGCAATCATGCTAATTATCCTGGCTACTATCGGGGCAATTTTATATGTGGAGCTAGGCGAACGTAGAATTCCGGTATCGTTTTCGCGCAAGGTATTGATGGCAAATCAAAATAAGCGCATTATGAACTATGTGCCGATCAAGCTAAATTTAAGCGGCGTCATTCCGCCTATTTTTGCAAGCGCGATTTTGATGTTTCCGACCACTATTTTGCAGGCAAGCACCAATCCGATCATCCAAAAGATCCACGATTTCCTAAGCCCTAGCAACTACTTCTTTAACTTTTTGACCTTTGTGTTGGTTATATTTTTTGCGTATTTTTATGCGTCAATTGCTTTTAATTCCAAGGACATTAGTGAAAATTTAAAGAAGCAGGGCGGATTTATCCCGGGCATTCGTCCGGGCGAGGGAACGGCGAGCTTTTTAAACGAAGTCGCCAGCCGTCTTACGTTTTGGGGTTCGATCTATCTCGGGCTAGTAACCGTCATCCCGTGGCTGCTCGTTAAATTTATGGGCGTGCCGTTTTATTTCGGCGGCACCAGCGTGCTGATCGTCGTCTCCGTCGCACTCGATACGATGAGGCGCATCGAAGCGCAGATCTATATGAATAAATATCAGACCCTAAGCGCGGTCGGGCTATAA
- the rplO gene encoding 50S ribosomal protein L15 — protein MGLENLKKAPGSTHATKRLGRGQGSGLGKTAGRGGKGQTARTGSHEKRGFEGGQQPIQRRLPKVGFTSKFEKPYVINVDKIEAIKDLSEITIESIKSVHKISNSVKKIKLIGVGAKALASKIKDENVKSSGQK, from the coding sequence ATGGGATTAGAAAATCTTAAAAAAGCCCCAGGCTCGACTCACGCTACTAAGCGCTTAGGTCGCGGTCAAGGAAGTGGCCTAGGTAAAACTGCGGGCCGCGGCGGCAAGGGTCAGACCGCGCGTACTGGCTCTCACGAAAAAAGAGGCTTCGAAGGTGGTCAGCAGCCGATTCAACGAAGGCTTCCGAAGGTAGGTTTTACTTCTAAATTTGAAAAGCCTTACGTGATCAATGTCGATAAAATCGAAGCTATAAAAGATCTTAGCGAGATCACGATCGAAAGCATCAAATCCGTTCATAAAATTTCAAATTCCGTTAAAAAGATCAAGCTGATCGGCGTAGGCGCAAAAGCGCTCGCTAGCAAGATCAAAGACGAGAACGTAAAGTCTAGCGGACAAAAATAA
- the rpsE gene encoding 30S ribosomal protein S5 → MEKYNREEFEEVIVNIGRVTKVVKGGRRFRFTALIVVGNRNGLVGFGFGKSKEVPDAIKKAVDDAFKNIIKVNLNGSTITHDIEVKYNASKILLKPASEGTGVIAGGSVRPVLELAGVKDILTKSLGSNNSSNVVRATMKALSMLKH, encoded by the coding sequence GTGGAAAAGTATAATAGAGAAGAATTCGAAGAGGTAATCGTCAATATCGGTAGGGTTACGAAGGTCGTTAAAGGCGGTAGAAGGTTTAGGTTTACGGCTCTTATCGTAGTAGGTAATAGAAATGGCTTGGTAGGCTTTGGCTTTGGTAAGTCCAAAGAGGTTCCAGATGCGATCAAAAAAGCGGTAGACGATGCGTTTAAAAATATTATCAAGGTAAATTTAAACGGCTCTACTATCACTCACGATATTGAAGTTAAATACAATGCGAGCAAAATTTTACTTAAGCCGGCGAGCGAAGGTACCGGTGTTATCGCGGGCGGCTCCGTGCGCCCGGTTTTAGAGCTTGCGGGTGTTAAAGATATCCTCACCAAATCGCTAGGTTCAAACAACTCCTCAAATGTCGTAAGAGCTACGATGAAAGCTCTTAGTATGTTAAAACACTAA
- the rplR gene encoding 50S ribosomal protein L18, with product MTQNVLKRKISLRIKRKRRIRAKISGVASCPRISIFKSNRTVYAQAIDDAASATLCASSGKVLNLKANKEGAASLAKDLASKLKDKGISEALFDRNGYLYHGVIASFAESLRQNGIKL from the coding sequence ATGACACAGAACGTATTAAAAAGAAAGATCTCTTTACGAATCAAGAGAAAAAGAAGAATTCGCGCTAAAATTTCAGGCGTCGCATCTTGCCCTAGAATTTCTATTTTCAAATCCAATAGGACGGTCTACGCTCAGGCTATCGACGACGCGGCGAGCGCGACTTTGTGCGCCAGCAGCGGTAAGGTTTTAAATTTAAAGGCAAACAAAGAGGGCGCGGCTAGCTTAGCTAAAGATTTAGCTTCCAAGCTAAAGGATAAAGGTATCTCCGAGGCGCTTTTCGATCGCAATGGCTATTTGTATCACGGCGTAATCGCAAGCTTTGCCGAGTCGCTACGCCAAAACGGCATCAAACTATAA
- the rplF gene encoding 50S ribosomal protein L6 has translation MSRIGKKPISIPNGVEVKIDGSSLKFKKSNNKKELDLKGHVDVKIEDGKIEFSPKGEDRQSRAYWGTYRALANNIVLGLTEGFSKQLEINGVGYRAAMKGKVLELNLGFSHPINFESPKGIEISVDKNVVTIKGDDKQQVGQVAAEIRGFRPPEPYKGKGIKYLEEHIIRKAGKTAKK, from the coding sequence ATGTCAAGAATTGGTAAAAAACCGATCTCTATTCCAAACGGAGTTGAGGTCAAAATCGACGGCTCGTCGTTAAAATTTAAAAAATCGAATAACAAAAAAGAGCTTGATTTAAAAGGTCATGTCGATGTAAAAATCGAAGACGGAAAGATAGAATTCTCGCCTAAGGGTGAGGATAGACAGAGTAGGGCGTATTGGGGAACATACCGCGCTTTAGCCAACAATATCGTCCTTGGTCTTACCGAGGGCTTTTCAAAACAGCTTGAAATCAACGGCGTCGGCTATAGAGCCGCGATGAAGGGCAAGGTACTTGAGCTAAATTTGGGCTTTTCGCATCCGATAAATTTTGAATCTCCAAAAGGAATCGAAATTTCCGTAGATAAAAACGTCGTAACCATCAAAGGTGACGACAAGCAGCAAGTAGGTCAAGTAGCAGCCGAGATCAGAGGATTCAGACCGCCTGAGCCGTATAAGGGTAAAGGCATCAAGTATCTTGAAGAGCATATCATCCGCAAAGCCGGAAAAACAGCTAAGAAATAA
- the rpsH gene encoding 30S ribosomal protein S8, which produces MINDLISDGLTRIRNAAMRRLDTTKLFHSNVVEAMLKILAEKGYIESYNVVEENNKKIINVVLKYDEKGRSVINEVKRISTPGRRVYQGKDEIKRFKNGYGTVVVSTSKGVMSGIDAHKAGVGGEVLCTIW; this is translated from the coding sequence ATGATTAACGATCTTATTTCAGATGGACTAACTCGCATCAGAAATGCTGCAATGCGAAGGCTAGATACGACTAAACTTTTTCACTCAAACGTCGTTGAGGCTATGCTTAAAATTTTAGCCGAGAAGGGCTATATCGAGAGCTACAACGTAGTAGAGGAAAACAATAAAAAGATCATCAACGTAGTGCTTAAATACGACGAAAAGGGCAGGAGCGTGATAAACGAAGTTAAAAGAATTTCGACTCCGGGCCGCCGTGTATATCAAGGCAAAGACGAGATCAAGCGCTTCAAAAACGGCTACGGAACCGTCGTCGTTAGCACAAGTAAAGGCGTTATGAGCGGTATCGACGCGCACAAAGCGGGCGTCGGCGGCGAAGTGCTTTGCACGATCTGGTAA
- a CDS encoding type Z 30S ribosomal protein S14, translating into MAKKSMVAKAKRPAKFSTRAYTRCQICGRPHSVYKDFGICRVCLRKMANEGLIPGLKKASW; encoded by the coding sequence ATGGCAAAAAAATCAATGGTAGCCAAGGCGAAACGCCCCGCTAAATTTAGCACTCGCGCATATACCAGATGTCAAATTTGCGGTCGTCCGCACTCCGTTTATAAGGATTTTGGAATTTGTCGCGTTTGCCTTCGCAAGATGGCAAACGAGGGCTTGATCCCAGGTCTAAAAAAAGCAAGCTGGTAA
- the rplE gene encoding 50S ribosomal protein L5, which yields MSRLKDKYANSIRAALQKEFDIKNPMLIPALEKIVISVGTGESSKDQKVLQNMADTISLIAGQKALIVNAKKSVAGFKVREGFPVGIMVTLRKEQMFAFLDKLISIALPRVKDFRGLPRTGFDGRGNYNFGLQEQLMFPEVEYDQILRTHGMNITVVTTTNNDKEAFKLLELFGMPFAKGK from the coding sequence ATGAGCAGACTAAAAGATAAATACGCTAATTCCATCAGAGCTGCTTTGCAGAAAGAATTTGATATAAAAAATCCTATGCTTATCCCGGCGCTTGAAAAGATCGTTATCAGCGTAGGAACAGGCGAATCGAGCAAAGATCAAAAGGTGCTTCAAAATATGGCCGATACTATCTCGCTGATCGCAGGCCAAAAAGCGCTTATCGTCAATGCAAAAAAATCGGTTGCCGGCTTTAAAGTGCGCGAAGGTTTCCCGGTAGGCATAATGGTTACATTACGAAAAGAGCAGATGTTTGCCTTCCTAGACAAACTGATCTCTATCGCGCTTCCTAGAGTTAAGGATTTCCGAGGACTACCTAGAACGGGCTTTGACGGACGCGGCAATTATAACTTCGGCTTGCAAGAGCAGCTGATGTTCCCAGAGGTCGAATACGATCAAATTTTAAGAACTCACGGTATGAATATAACCGTCGTAACGACTACAAATAACGATAAAGAGGCATTTAAATTGCTAGAGTTATTCGGCATGCCTTTTGCAAAAGGAAAATGA
- the rplX gene encoding 50S ribosomal protein L24 — protein sequence MAVKFKIKKGDQVKIIAGDDKGKTGTVKAVFPKKAQVIVEGCKMAKKAIKPTEQNPQGGFTSKEMPMDISNVALVEG from the coding sequence ATGGCAGTAAAATTTAAGATTAAAAAGGGCGATCAAGTAAAGATCATCGCAGGTGACGATAAGGGCAAAACAGGCACTGTCAAGGCCGTGTTCCCTAAAAAAGCTCAAGTTATCGTCGAGGGTTGTAAAATGGCTAAAAAGGCTATCAAACCAACCGAGCAAAATCCGCAAGGCGGCTTTACAAGCAAAGAGATGCCTATGGATATTTCAAACGTTGCGTTGGTAGAGGGTTGA
- the rplN gene encoding 50S ribosomal protein L14, whose product MIQSFTRLAVADNSGAKELMCIKVLGGSKRRYATIGDIIVCSVKKALPNGKIKRGQVVKAVVVRTTKELHRGNGSLIRFDENAAVILDSKKEPIGTRIFGPIGREVRYGGFMKIVSLAPEVL is encoded by the coding sequence ATGATACAGAGTTTTACCAGACTTGCGGTGGCTGATAATAGCGGCGCAAAAGAACTTATGTGTATTAAAGTTTTGGGCGGCAGCAAAAGAAGATACGCCACAATCGGCGATATTATCGTTTGCTCTGTAAAAAAAGCGCTCCCTAACGGCAAGATTAAGCGCGGTCAAGTAGTAAAAGCCGTAGTCGTTCGTACGACTAAAGAGTTGCACAGAGGCAACGGCTCACTAATTAGATTCGATGAGAACGCAGCCGTTATTTTGGATTCAAAAAAAGAGCCGATCGGCACTCGTATTTTCGGTCCTATCGGTAGAGAGGTCAGATACGGCGGTTTTATGAAGATCGTTTCGCTGGCTCCGGAGGTTTTATAA
- the rpsQ gene encoding 30S ribosomal protein S17: MAFKREIQGVVVKKAGDKTATVLVERRVMHPRYRKIVKRFKKYLIHDENNVVKIGDTISAIECRPLSARKSFRLKAVLKTGVE; this comes from the coding sequence ATGGCATTTAAAAGAGAAATTCAAGGCGTAGTCGTAAAGAAGGCGGGCGATAAAACAGCTACCGTTTTGGTAGAGCGAAGGGTTATGCACCCTAGATATAGAAAGATCGTAAAAAGATTTAAAAAATATCTGATCCACGATGAAAACAACGTTGTAAAGATCGGCGACACCATATCTGCGATCGAGTGCAGACCGCTAAGCGCTAGAAAATCGTTTCGCTTAAAAGCGGTTTTGAAAACAGGAGTTGAATAA
- the rpmC gene encoding 50S ribosomal protein L29, giving the protein MKYTDLKDKDLAELNSMLKQSKLLLFTARQKLKTMQLSNPNEIRAIKKDIARINTAIKAK; this is encoded by the coding sequence ATGAAATATACTGATTTGAAAGATAAAGATTTGGCTGAGCTAAATTCTATGTTGAAACAAAGTAAGTTGCTTTTATTTACGGCTAGACAAAAGCTAAAAACTATGCAGCTAAGCAATCCTAACGAGATTCGCGCTATCAAAAAAGATATCGCTAGAATCAACACTGCTATTAAAGCGAAATAA
- the rplP gene encoding 50S ribosomal protein L16, whose amino-acid sequence MLMPKRTKYRKMMKGRNRGYATRGNSLTFGDFGIKAVEAGRVNSRQIEAARVAMTRFVNRQAKIWIKVFPDKPLTKKPLQTRMGKGKSGVEEWVMNIKPGRIIFEMTGVSEEVAKEALMLSIHKLPFKTKIVSRESENEIY is encoded by the coding sequence ATGTTGATGCCAAAAAGAACAAAATACCGCAAGATGATGAAAGGTCGCAATCGCGGCTATGCGACGAGAGGAAATTCCTTGACGTTCGGCGATTTCGGTATCAAAGCGGTAGAGGCGGGTAGGGTAAATTCTCGCCAGATCGAAGCGGCTCGTGTCGCGATGACGCGCTTCGTGAATCGTCAAGCTAAAATTTGGATTAAGGTATTCCCAGACAAACCGCTTACCAAAAAGCCTCTACAAACTCGTATGGGTAAGGGTAAGAGCGGCGTAGAGGAGTGGGTAATGAATATAAAACCGGGCAGGATCATTTTCGAGATGACCGGCGTTAGCGAAGAGGTTGCTAAAGAGGCGCTTATGCTTTCGATTCATAAACTACCTTTTAAAACGAAAATCGTAAGTAGGGAAAGCGAAAATGAAATATACTGA
- the rpsC gene encoding 30S ribosomal protein S3, with product MGQKVNPIGLRLGINRNWESRWFPSKATLSDSIGEDYKIRKFLKAKLYYAGISQILIERTAKKIRVTIVAARPGIIIGKKGGEVENLRSEVVKLVNKDIAINIKEERKVGSNALLAAENVAMQLERRVAFRRAMKKVIQGAQKAGAKGIKICVAGRLGGAEMARTEWYLEGRVPLHTLRARIDYGFAEAHTTYGNIGIKVWIFKGEILQKGIQAEKTDDAPKKTRRPRRGK from the coding sequence ATGGGACAGAAAGTAAATCCGATCGGTTTAAGATTAGGAATTAATCGAAATTGGGAGTCTAGATGGTTTCCTTCTAAAGCGACGCTTTCCGATAGTATCGGCGAGGATTACAAGATCCGCAAATTTTTAAAAGCTAAGCTTTACTATGCAGGAATTAGCCAAATTCTTATCGAAAGAACGGCTAAGAAAATTCGCGTAACGATCGTAGCCGCAAGGCCGGGTATCATCATCGGCAAAAAAGGCGGCGAGGTCGAAAATTTAAGAAGCGAAGTCGTTAAGCTAGTCAATAAAGACATAGCCATCAACATCAAAGAGGAGCGCAAAGTAGGCTCGAACGCACTTTTGGCTGCAGAAAACGTAGCCATGCAGCTAGAGCGCCGCGTTGCATTCCGCCGCGCTATGAAAAAAGTCATCCAAGGCGCTCAAAAAGCAGGCGCAAAGGGAATTAAAATTTGCGTCGCAGGTCGCTTGGGCGGTGCGGAAATGGCTAGAACCGAATGGTATTTGGAGGGACGCGTTCCGCTTCATACTCTAAGGGCTAGGATCGATTACGGCTTTGCCGAAGCGCATACGACCTACGGTAATATCGGCATTAAGGTTTGGATCTTTAAGGGTGAAATTTTACAAAAAGGCATCCAGGCTGAAAAGACCGATGATGCGCCTAAAAAAACACGCAGACCAAGAAGAGGTAAATAG
- the rpsS gene encoding 30S ribosomal protein S19: protein MARSLKKGPFVDDHVMKKVVAAKKAGDNKPIKTWSRRSTIVPEMIGLTFNVHNGKNFIPVYVTEHHIGYKLGEFAPTRTFKGHKGSVQKKIGK from the coding sequence ATGGCTAGATCGCTAAAAAAAGGTCCTTTCGTAGATGATCACGTAATGAAAAAAGTCGTTGCGGCAAAGAAAGCCGGCGATAACAAACCGATCAAGACTTGGTCGAGACGAAGTACGATCGTGCCTGAAATGATCGGACTTACGTTTAACGTTCATAACGGAAAGAATTTTATCCCGGTTTACGTCACCGAGCATCATATCGGTTATAAATTAGGCGAGTTCGCTCCTACGCGGACTTTCAAGGGTCACAAAGGCTCCGTGCAGAAAAAGATCGGCAAGTAA
- the rplB gene encoding 50S ribosomal protein L2 produces MAIKTYKPYTPSRRFMTGLSSEDITAKASVRGLLVKIPTAAGRNNNGRITSRHKQAGAAKLYRIIDFKRNKFGVAGKVEAIEYDPNRNCRIALISYADGEKRYIIKPNDLKVGDVVAAAEGGLDIKPGNAMKMKNIPVGTILHNIELKPGKGAQMARSAGGYAQLMGKEEKYVILRLPSGEMRRVLAECMASIGVVGNEEWANVVIGKAGRNRHRGIRPQTRGSAMNPVDHPHGGGEGKKNSGRHPVTPWGKPTKGYKTRHKKAGDKLIISRRKGK; encoded by the coding sequence ATGGCGATTAAAACTTATAAACCGTATACTCCAAGTAGAAGATTTATGACTGGTCTTAGCAGCGAGGATATCACTGCAAAAGCTAGCGTTAGAGGTTTGCTTGTTAAAATTCCTACCGCAGCCGGAAGAAACAATAATGGTCGCATTACCAGCCGCCATAAACAAGCAGGAGCTGCTAAACTTTATAGAATTATCGATTTTAAGCGAAATAAATTCGGCGTTGCTGGCAAGGTCGAGGCGATTGAATACGATCCGAATCGCAACTGCCGTATCGCATTGATCTCATACGCAGACGGCGAGAAGCGCTACATTATCAAGCCTAACGATCTTAAAGTGGGCGACGTAGTAGCTGCTGCCGAGGGTGGATTAGATATTAAACCCGGCAATGCTATGAAGATGAAAAACATCCCTGTGGGAACTATCCTGCATAATATCGAGTTAAAACCCGGCAAAGGTGCTCAAATGGCACGTAGCGCCGGAGGTTATGCTCAGCTTATGGGCAAAGAGGAAAAATATGTCATTTTACGTCTGCCTAGCGGTGAGATGAGAAGAGTGCTTGCAGAGTGTATGGCTAGTATCGGCGTAGTGGGTAACGAAGAGTGGGCAAACGTCGTCATCGGTAAAGCCGGACGTAATCGCCACAGAGGTATCCGTCCTCAAACCAGAGGTTCTGCGATGAACCCGGTCGATCACCCGCACGGCGGTGGCGAGGGTAAGAAAAACTCCGGTCGCCATCCGGTAACTCCGTGGGGTAAACCGACGAAGGGCTATAAAACTCGCCATAAAAAAGCGGGCGATAAGCTTATAATTTCAAGAAGGAAAGGAAAATAA
- a CDS encoding 50S ribosomal protein L23: protein MADITDIKTILYTEKSLGLQENGVVVIQTSPSVTKNGLKSVLKNYFGITPLKINSLRQDGKLKRFKGRTGVRNDVKKFYVKLPEGASLESVEA from the coding sequence ATGGCAGATATAACAGATATCAAAACGATCCTTTATACGGAAAAGTCTCTCGGTCTTCAAGAAAACGGCGTGGTCGTTATCCAAACTAGCCCGTCGGTTACGAAAAACGGACTAAAGAGCGTTTTGAAGAACTATTTCGGGATCACTCCGCTAAAGATAAATTCTTTAAGACAGGACGGCAAATTAAAAAGATTTAAAGGCAGAACTGGCGTTAGAAATGATGTGAAGAAATTCTACGTCAAACTACCTGAGGGTGCAAGCTTAGAAAGCGTGGAGGCGTAA
- the rplD gene encoding 50S ribosomal protein L4 encodes MSKVSVLNEKLEKASEIEIPAKFSEVNSHNLYLYVKSYLASLRANTANAKTRAEVSGGGKKPWRQKGRGGARAGSTRTNVWVGGAVAFGPTNERNYEQKVNKKQKRLALEFAINEKANEGKIFIFDDLELKSGKTKDAANFIKKLGVRDALIVKNELDAQTLLAYRNLKNCYVIDASEANAYLIAVYGSVVFEKAAFESIVKED; translated from the coding sequence ATGAGTAAAGTAAGCGTGCTTAACGAAAAACTGGAAAAAGCAAGCGAAATTGAAATTCCTGCGAAATTTTCGGAAGTCAATTCGCACAATCTATATTTGTACGTCAAATCTTACCTTGCTTCGCTTCGTGCAAATACGGCTAACGCTAAAACTCGCGCCGAGGTTAGCGGCGGCGGCAAAAAACCATGGCGACAAAAGGGTCGCGGCGGCGCACGTGCGGGCTCAACCAGAACTAACGTCTGGGTAGGCGGCGCGGTCGCATTCGGTCCGACTAACGAACGAAATTACGAGCAGAAGGTCAATAAGAAGCAAAAACGCCTTGCGCTGGAATTTGCTATCAATGAGAAAGCAAACGAGGGTAAAATTTTTATCTTCGACGATTTGGAGCTAAAAAGCGGCAAAACCAAAGATGCGGCAAATTTTATTAAGAAACTGGGCGTTAGAGATGCGCTGATCGTTAAAAATGAGCTGGACGCGCAAACTCTTTTGGCCTATAGAAATCTTAAGAATTGCTATGTCATCGATGCAAGCGAGGCCAATGCTTACCTGATAGCAGTTTACGGCTCAGTCGTATTCGAAAAAGCGGCATTTGAATCAATAGTGAAAGAGGACTAA
- the rplC gene encoding 50S ribosomal protein L3 — MEYIVEKIGMSRTIDTSSTPVTLLRLINTKICEVCDEKKAIVAYAEGKAYNKAIAGIQKKYSLSKEFNKFATLSLENAELGDQNLDVLSEAKIVKVSFKSKGKGYQGVIKRHGFAGGPAAHGSRFHRRPGSIGNCEWPGRVQPGVRMAGHTGNETITAKNEVVSFDAENKILVLKGSVPGFNGAMGRIRIVK, encoded by the coding sequence GACGATCGACACGAGCAGTACGCCCGTGACGCTTTTACGACTTATCAATACCAAAATTTGCGAAGTTTGTGATGAGAAAAAAGCTATAGTAGCCTACGCAGAGGGCAAAGCGTATAATAAAGCTATCGCCGGCATTCAAAAGAAATATAGCCTAAGCAAGGAATTTAATAAATTTGCGACTTTAAGCTTAGAAAATGCCGAGCTTGGCGATCAAAATTTAGATGTTTTGAGCGAAGCCAAGATCGTCAAAGTAAGCTTTAAATCCAAGGGTAAAGGTTATCAGGGTGTCATTAAGCGCCATGGCTTTGCGGGTGGTCCTGCAGCGCACGGCAGCCGCTTTCACCGAAGACCGGGCTCGATCGGCAACTGCGAGTGGCCGGGTCGCGTTCAGCCTGGTGTGAGGATGGCGGGACACACTGGAAACGAAACGATCACTGCTAAAAACGAAGTCGTAAGCTTTGATGCCGAGAATAAAATTTTGGTGCTTAAAGGCTCGGTTCCTGGATTTAACGGCGCAATGGGCAGAATAAGGATAGTAAAATGA